One genomic window of Acidovorax radicis includes the following:
- a CDS encoding hotdog fold thioesterase: MPIWKKPIDLSTLNATNDQTASQHLGIEIVELGDDFLRGRVPVDHRTRQPFGLLHGGVSVVLAETLGSLGAYYASPEGHNAVGLDINANHLRSATSGWVTGTARPVHLGRSTHVWAIELVNEAGELTCVSRLTMAILAPK; this comes from the coding sequence ATGCCCATCTGGAAAAAACCCATCGATCTGAGCACCCTCAACGCCACCAACGACCAGACCGCCTCGCAGCACCTGGGCATCGAGATCGTGGAGCTGGGTGACGATTTTCTGCGGGGCCGCGTGCCCGTAGACCACCGCACCAGGCAGCCGTTTGGCCTGCTGCACGGCGGCGTGAGTGTCGTACTGGCCGAGACCCTGGGCTCGCTGGGTGCCTATTACGCCAGCCCCGAGGGCCACAACGCGGTGGGCCTGGATATCAACGCCAACCACCTGCGCTCGGCCACCAGCGGCTGGGTGACCGGCACGGCACGACCCGTGCACCTGGGCCGCAGCACCCATGTGTGGGCGATCGAACTGGTCAACGAGGCAGGGGAGCTGACCTGCGTGTCGCGGCTGACCATGGCGATCCTGGCGCCGAAATAA
- a CDS encoding ABC transporter substrate-binding protein: protein MQRRQFTHSLVAASAGLAFAPWSHAVGVQDAMDAKVVTIGCSVGLTGPLASLGRELKQGLDAGIAQANTRGINGRELKLLAIDDGYDPARSEDNARKLIADSNVVALLSCMGTANNQRILPLVDEAQIPYVAPQSGATSLRKAEYRSVFHVRASYSDEAQRLTQKLVTMGISDLAIVYQDTAFGREFLADVKSALLAAKQPAPKAFKLDAAGAQVNDVVKQAVAAKPNAVLLGTAGDVSATLINEFKKVSPSTPLAATSVALSGDNLRQLGGKASGVALSMVLPDAGRTSVALVREYQRAMRALGFQEFSSRSFEGYVNARVLTDGLERAGRDLTRAKLRTALAGIRNSDLGGLTIDYAGSAPYVGSRFMDLGILGANGRFIG from the coding sequence ATGCAACGTCGTCAGTTCACCCATTCTCTCGTGGCCGCCAGTGCCGGTCTTGCCTTTGCCCCGTGGTCGCATGCCGTGGGTGTGCAGGACGCCATGGATGCCAAGGTGGTCACCATTGGCTGCTCGGTGGGCCTCACGGGTCCGCTGGCCAGCCTGGGGCGCGAACTCAAGCAGGGGCTGGATGCGGGCATCGCACAGGCCAACACGCGGGGCATCAACGGCCGCGAACTGAAGCTGCTGGCCATCGACGACGGCTATGACCCGGCCCGCTCGGAAGACAATGCGCGCAAACTGATTGCCGACAGCAACGTGGTGGCGCTTTTGTCGTGCATGGGCACGGCCAACAACCAGCGCATCCTGCCACTGGTGGATGAAGCGCAGATCCCCTACGTGGCCCCACAAAGCGGCGCCACGTCGCTGCGCAAAGCCGAATACCGCTCGGTGTTCCACGTGCGCGCCAGCTACTCGGACGAGGCCCAGCGGCTGACACAAAAGCTGGTGACCATGGGCATTTCGGACCTGGCCATCGTGTACCAGGACACGGCCTTTGGCCGCGAATTTCTGGCGGACGTGAAAAGCGCCCTGCTCGCCGCCAAACAGCCCGCCCCCAAAGCCTTCAAGCTCGACGCAGCGGGCGCGCAAGTCAACGACGTGGTCAAACAAGCCGTGGCCGCCAAGCCCAATGCGGTGCTGCTGGGCACAGCAGGGGACGTCTCGGCCACGCTGATCAACGAATTCAAGAAAGTCTCGCCCAGCACCCCGCTGGCTGCGACCAGCGTGGCCCTGAGCGGCGACAACCTGCGCCAGCTCGGTGGCAAGGCCTCGGGGGTGGCGCTGTCGATGGTGCTGCCCGATGCAGGACGCACCAGCGTGGCCCTGGTCCGCGAATACCAACGCGCCATGCGGGCACTGGGTTTTCAGGAGTTTTCGTCGCGCAGCTTTGAGGGGTATGTGAATGCGCGCGTGTTGACCGACGGGCTGGAACGCGCCGGCCGCGACCTGACCCGCGCCAAGCTACGCACGGCACTGGCCGGCATCCGCAACAGCGATCTCGGCGGCCTCACCATTGACTATGCGGGCAGCGCACCCTATGTGGGCTCGCGTTTCATGGACCTGGGGATTCTGGGCGCCAACGGCCGCTTCATCGGCTGA
- a CDS encoding acetyl-CoA hydrolase/transferase family protein: MTLAHRVLYPDFLSRTLSADEAAALIPAGANVGMSGFTGAGYPKALPAAIAAHARAEHAAGKPYRINVWTGASTAPEADGVMADADAIGQRLPFNTDPIARRKINEGSIDFIDMHLSHVAQHAWFGFLGHMHVAVIEVLGVTADGLLIPSTSVGNNKTWLEIADKVILEVNTRLPAEMEGMHDIYYGTAIPPRRMPIHMTQADDRIGEAYLKVDPAKVIAVVETHRGDRDNVFAAPDANSNRIAQYIIDFLAHEMKMGRLPKEMLPIQSGVGNVANAVLAGLLTGPFENLLGFTEVLQDGMLDLLRAGKMSKASATAISLSRTAFEDFEKNIDFYRERIILRPQEISNHPELVRRLGIIAMNSMIEADIYGNINSTHIMGSGMMNGIGGSGDFARNGYLSFFVTPSVAKDGAISCIVPMVSHVDHTEHDTQIIVTEQGLADLRGLSPKQRAQVIIDQCAHPDFRPALHDYVARAQRNPVGQHTPHLLNEALSWHQRYVDTGSMRQDLPV; this comes from the coding sequence ATGACCTTGGCTCATCGGGTGCTGTACCCCGACTTTCTCTCTCGCACCCTGTCTGCCGACGAGGCAGCCGCCCTGATCCCCGCAGGCGCCAATGTGGGCATGAGCGGCTTCACCGGCGCGGGCTACCCCAAGGCGCTTCCGGCAGCCATCGCGGCCCATGCCAGGGCCGAACATGCAGCCGGCAAGCCCTACCGGATCAATGTATGGACGGGCGCATCCACCGCGCCGGAGGCCGACGGCGTGATGGCCGACGCCGATGCGATAGGCCAACGCCTGCCGTTCAACACCGATCCGATCGCGCGCAGGAAGATCAACGAAGGCTCGATCGATTTCATCGACATGCACCTGTCGCACGTGGCCCAGCATGCGTGGTTTGGCTTTCTGGGGCACATGCACGTTGCGGTGATCGAAGTGCTGGGCGTCACGGCCGACGGCCTGCTGATTCCCTCCACCTCCGTGGGCAACAACAAGACCTGGCTGGAGATTGCCGACAAGGTGATTCTGGAAGTGAACACCCGACTGCCCGCCGAGATGGAAGGCATGCACGACATCTACTACGGCACGGCCATCCCGCCGCGCCGCATGCCCATTCACATGACGCAGGCCGACGACCGCATTGGCGAGGCCTACCTGAAAGTGGACCCGGCCAAGGTGATCGCCGTGGTGGAAACGCACCGGGGCGACCGCGACAACGTATTTGCCGCGCCCGACGCGAACTCCAACCGCATTGCCCAGTACATCATCGACTTTCTCGCGCACGAGATGAAGATGGGCCGATTGCCCAAGGAAATGCTGCCCATCCAGTCGGGGGTGGGCAACGTGGCCAACGCCGTGCTGGCCGGTCTGCTGACGGGCCCGTTCGAGAACCTGCTGGGCTTCACCGAGGTGCTGCAGGACGGCATGCTGGACCTGCTGCGCGCGGGCAAGATGAGCAAGGCGTCTGCCACGGCGATTTCCCTGAGCCGCACGGCCTTTGAAGACTTCGAGAAGAACATCGACTTCTACCGCGAGCGCATCATCCTGCGGCCGCAGGAGATCTCCAACCACCCCGAGCTGGTGCGCCGCCTGGGCATCATTGCCATGAACTCGATGATCGAGGCCGACATCTACGGCAACATCAACTCCACACACATCATGGGCTCGGGGATGATGAACGGCATCGGCGGCTCGGGCGACTTTGCGCGCAATGGCTACCTGTCGTTCTTCGTGACGCCGTCGGTGGCCAAGGACGGCGCCATCAGCTGCATCGTGCCCATGGTCTCGCATGTGGACCACACCGAGCACGATACGCAGATCATCGTCACCGAGCAGGGCCTGGCCGACCTGCGCGGCCTGAGCCCCAAGCAACGCGCCCAGGTCATCATCGACCAGTGCGCCCACCCGGACTTTCGCCCTGCGTTGCATGACTACGTGGCCCGCGCCCAACGCAACCCCGTGGGCCAGCACACCCCCCATCTGCTGAACGAAGCCCTGTCGTGGCACCAGCGGTATGTAGACACAGGGTCGATGCGCCAGGACCTGCCCGTCTGA
- a CDS encoding solute carrier family 23 protein gives MGFMNWRVRSAEQLQHGGVIAPDERLPWPQTAVMGVQHVIAMFGATVLAPILMGFDPNVAILMSGIGTLIFFLITGGKVPSYLGSSFAFIGVVIAATGYAGQGPNANIAVALGGIIACGLLYTLIGVLVQAIGTGWIERFMPPVVTGSVVAVIGLNLAGIPIKNMAASNFDSWMQVVTFVSVGLVAVLTRGMVQRLLILVGLIVASIIYAVLTNGLGLGKPMDLSALANAAWFGMPHFATPQFSGNAMLLIAPVAIILVAENLGHIKAVTAMTGQNLDRFMGRAFIGDGIATMVSGSAGGTGVTTYAENIGVMAATKIYSTAVFLLAGVFALVLGFSPKFGALIQTIPLPVMGGVSIVVFGLITVAGAKIWVDNKVDFSQNKNLIVAAITLILGTGDFTLKFGQFALGGIGTATFGAVLLYALLNRKG, from the coding sequence ATGGGTTTCATGAACTGGCGGGTGCGAAGCGCGGAACAACTACAGCATGGCGGCGTGATCGCGCCGGACGAGCGGCTGCCCTGGCCGCAGACGGCGGTGATGGGCGTGCAGCACGTGATTGCCATGTTTGGCGCCACGGTGCTGGCCCCCATCCTGATGGGCTTTGACCCGAACGTGGCGATCTTGATGAGCGGCATCGGCACGCTGATCTTCTTCCTGATCACCGGCGGCAAGGTGCCCAGCTACCTGGGTTCGAGCTTCGCCTTCATCGGCGTGGTGATTGCAGCCACTGGTTATGCAGGCCAGGGGCCCAACGCCAACATCGCCGTGGCGCTGGGCGGCATCATTGCGTGCGGGCTGCTCTACACGCTGATCGGCGTGCTGGTGCAGGCCATCGGTACGGGCTGGATCGAACGCTTCATGCCGCCCGTGGTCACGGGTTCGGTCGTGGCGGTGATTGGCCTGAACCTGGCGGGCATTCCCATCAAGAACATGGCGGCCAGCAACTTTGACAGCTGGATGCAGGTGGTGACCTTTGTGAGCGTGGGCCTGGTGGCGGTGCTCACACGCGGCATGGTGCAGCGCCTGCTGATTTTGGTGGGGCTGATCGTGGCCAGCATCATCTACGCGGTGCTGACCAATGGCCTGGGCCTGGGCAAGCCCATGGACCTGTCTGCCCTGGCCAACGCCGCCTGGTTTGGCATGCCCCACTTTGCCACCCCGCAGTTCAGCGGCAATGCCATGCTGCTGATTGCACCCGTGGCCATCATCCTGGTGGCCGAGAACCTGGGCCACATCAAGGCTGTGACGGCCATGACGGGGCAGAACCTGGACCGCTTCATGGGCCGTGCGTTCATCGGCGATGGCATTGCCACCATGGTCAGCGGCAGCGCGGGCGGCACGGGCGTGACCACCTATGCCGAGAACATTGGCGTGATGGCAGCGACCAAGATCTATTCCACCGCCGTGTTTTTGCTGGCGGGCGTGTTTGCGCTGGTGCTGGGCTTTTCCCCCAAGTTCGGTGCGTTGATCCAGACCATTCCATTGCCGGTGATGGGTGGCGTGTCCATCGTGGTGTTTGGCCTGATCACCGTGGCCGGGGCCAAGATCTGGGTGGACAACAAGGTGGATTTTTCGCAGAACAAGAACCTCATCGTGGCAGCCATCACGCTGATCCTGGGCACGGGCGACTTCACGCTCAAGTTCGGCCAGTTTGCACTGGGCGGCATTGGCACGGCCACCTTCGGGGCGGTGTTGCTGTACGCGCTGCTCAACCGCAAGGGATGA